A single Natranaerobius thermophilus JW/NM-WN-LF DNA region contains:
- the megL gene encoding methionine gamma-lyase, whose translation MSSQNFETRILHADEGHKNDAGALRVPIYQSSTFVFDSVEQGASRFTGEEDGYIYTRLGNPTQSSLEKLMANLEGGEDALAVSSGMAAISSAIMSLLSCGDHMIVSNPLYGCTHSFCVDILPEWGIEVTFVDMTDPDNIYKAIKSNTKVIYTETPANPTLYLIDLERVAKIAKEKNLTTITDNTFMSPYLQRPLELGIDVVVHSATKYLCGHGDTVAGMIVGPKKIIDNINGTTIKNFGGIIGPFDAFLILRGVKTLTLRMDKICENAKKIAEFLDNHPAIEKVYYPGLESHPQHELAKRQMRNFGGIVTFELADGYEAGKKLLNNVEVCTLATSLGDVDTLIQHPASMTHYVVPKEEREKNGITDGLVRLSVGIENVNDIIEDLKQGLN comes from the coding sequence ATGTCGAGTCAAAATTTTGAGACAAGGATTTTACATGCCGATGAAGGTCACAAGAATGATGCAGGTGCACTTAGGGTACCAATTTATCAAAGCTCAACCTTTGTATTTGACAGTGTTGAGCAGGGTGCGTCCAGGTTTACAGGTGAAGAAGATGGCTACATTTACACCAGATTAGGTAATCCCACTCAATCAAGCTTAGAAAAACTTATGGCAAATTTAGAGGGAGGAGAAGACGCTCTCGCCGTGAGTTCAGGCATGGCAGCTATCTCTTCTGCTATCATGAGTTTACTCAGCTGTGGGGATCATATGATCGTTTCAAATCCTCTGTATGGATGTACTCATTCTTTTTGTGTGGATATATTGCCTGAATGGGGTATTGAAGTGACTTTTGTCGATATGACAGATCCAGACAATATTTACAAAGCGATAAAAAGTAATACCAAAGTTATTTACACCGAGACACCGGCTAATCCTACCTTATATCTAATAGATTTAGAACGAGTTGCGAAAATTGCCAAGGAGAAAAATCTTACCACAATAACTGACAATACGTTCATGAGCCCATATCTACAAAGACCACTTGAGTTGGGCATAGATGTGGTTGTCCATAGTGCTACTAAATATCTCTGTGGGCATGGTGATACTGTAGCTGGAATGATAGTAGGACCAAAAAAGATAATTGACAACATTAATGGGACTACAATTAAAAACTTCGGTGGAATTATAGGCCCCTTTGATGCTTTCTTGATTTTGAGAGGAGTTAAGACACTAACACTTCGGATGGACAAGATTTGCGAAAATGCCAAAAAAATAGCTGAATTTCTCGATAATCACCCTGCCATAGAAAAAGTGTATTATCCAGGACTGGAAAGTCACCCTCAACACGAACTAGCTAAGCGACAGATGAGAAACTTTGGTGGAATCGTGACCTTCGAACTTGCTGATGGCTATGAAGCCGGGAAAAAACTGCTTAACAATGTTGAAGTTTGTACTCTAGCGACTAGTTTAGGTGATGTAGATACATTGATTCAGCATCCAGCTTCCATGACTCATTATGTAGTTCCTAAAGAAGAACGTGAGAAAAATGGTATTACTGATGGATTAGTAAGACTTTCTGTAGGAATAGAAAATGTCAACGATATTATTGAGGATTTAAAACAAGGATTGAACTAA
- a CDS encoding sigma 54-interacting transcriptional regulator — protein sequence MSQNFDIDSVLESVYNGIIAINRAGEIMLFNRSASELLNISKEKAIGKDIRDVIPKTELFKVMETEKTYSSEKGQFNNKTMLTNRSPIIKDGQVIGALGVFQDISELEHISQELAKTKAINDELRAIIESSYDGFWITDGEGYTIMINSSYERISGARAEEVVGRHMKKLEEEGFCSESVTLKVLEQKERVTLMHELFSGKKVMVTGNPVFDSDGNITKVVTNVRDISELLSLKQELERTQVLTQHYKEKLTEMEIKLGEGEVIAKSKVMKNILDQSARVALFDSTVLITGETGVGKEVIAKYIHQQSNRKEDPFVKINCGAIPENLLESELFGYAPGSFTGASQKGKPGKFEMADGGTLLLDEIGELSKNLQVKLLRALQDQEIYRVGGVKPKKMDVRILACTNQNLNKLVSEDKFREDLYYRISVVPIYIPPLRERSEDIPFLIRHFTRKYNNKYNINKGFSTEALNQLIKYNWLGNVRELNNMIERLIIMVSKNLIEETDLPGLAHHTSDTSINMSLSEALNEVEKNMLKRALGDSQTTRETAEKLGVSQPTVVRKIKKHNLNKDLIS from the coding sequence ATGAGTCAGAATTTTGATATAGATTCAGTTTTGGAATCGGTCTATAATGGGATTATAGCTATAAATAGGGCGGGGGAGATCATGCTCTTCAACAGATCTGCTAGTGAGTTATTAAACATATCAAAAGAAAAGGCAATAGGAAAAGACATTCGAGATGTAATTCCGAAAACTGAATTATTCAAGGTCATGGAAACAGAAAAAACTTACTCATCGGAAAAAGGACAATTTAATAATAAAACTATGTTGACAAATCGTTCGCCTATTATAAAGGATGGGCAAGTAATTGGGGCTCTAGGGGTTTTTCAAGATATCTCGGAATTAGAACACATATCCCAAGAACTTGCCAAAACTAAAGCAATAAATGATGAGTTAAGAGCAATTATTGAATCTTCTTATGATGGTTTTTGGATAACAGATGGTGAAGGTTATACTATCATGATAAATAGTTCTTACGAGCGCATTTCCGGTGCCAGAGCAGAAGAAGTAGTAGGAAGGCATATGAAGAAATTGGAAGAAGAAGGATTTTGCTCGGAATCTGTAACCTTAAAAGTATTAGAACAAAAAGAACGGGTAACATTAATGCACGAATTATTTTCTGGAAAAAAAGTCATGGTTACTGGTAATCCGGTGTTTGATAGTGATGGAAATATCACAAAGGTAGTAACTAATGTCAGAGATATTTCTGAACTATTAAGTTTAAAGCAAGAATTAGAGCGGACCCAAGTTTTAACTCAACACTATAAAGAAAAATTAACTGAAATGGAAATCAAGCTAGGTGAAGGTGAAGTCATAGCTAAGAGTAAAGTGATGAAAAATATACTGGACCAATCTGCTAGAGTAGCTTTATTTGACTCAACAGTTCTTATAACTGGGGAAACTGGAGTGGGTAAGGAAGTGATTGCTAAATATATTCATCAACAGAGCAACAGAAAAGAAGATCCTTTTGTAAAAATTAACTGCGGAGCAATACCTGAGAATTTATTAGAAAGTGAGCTATTTGGTTATGCACCTGGTTCTTTTACCGGTGCTTCTCAAAAAGGTAAGCCCGGAAAATTTGAAATGGCCGATGGTGGGACTTTATTGCTGGATGAAATAGGTGAACTTTCGAAAAACTTACAGGTGAAATTGCTGAGAGCACTTCAAGATCAGGAAATTTATCGAGTTGGCGGGGTCAAGCCTAAAAAAATGGATGTTCGGATATTAGCATGTACTAATCAAAATCTGAATAAATTGGTATCTGAAGACAAATTTCGGGAAGATTTATACTATCGGATAAGCGTTGTTCCAATATACATACCCCCATTGCGAGAACGTTCTGAAGATATCCCATTTTTAATTAGACATTTTACAAGAAAGTATAATAATAAATATAATATTAATAAAGGATTTTCTACGGAAGCCTTAAATCAATTGATAAAATATAATTGGCTAGGTAATGTTAGAGAGCTAAATAATATGATTGAGAGATTAATTATTATGGTATCTAAAAATCTTATAGAAGAAACTGACTTGCCTGGACTAGCTCATCATACTAGCGATACATCAATAAACATGTCACTTTCTGAAGCATTGAATGAAGTCGAAAAAAATATGTTAAAACGAGCATTAGGAGATTCACAAACTACTAGAGAAACTGCTGAAAAACTAGGAGTGTCACAGCCAACGGTAGTAAGAAAAATAAAAAAACATAACCTGAATAAAGATTTAATAAGTTAA
- a CDS encoding 3-oxoacid CoA-transferase subunit B, which translates to MDKNERRNLIARRIAREFQTGEVVNLGIGMPTLVANFIDEEQNITIQSENGIAGVGPTPEEGQEDPDLTNAGGQPVSILPGGTSFDSAESFSIIRGGHLDSTVLGALEVDEKGNLANWMVPGKIVPGMGGAMDLVVGAKKVIIATDHVNKNGEPKILKQCNLPLTAEKEVDLIVTDLAVIEITSEGAVLLEVAEHSTVDEVVENTEANLIIPDNIGVLK; encoded by the coding sequence ATGGATAAGAATGAAAGACGAAATCTAATAGCAAGGCGAATTGCAAGAGAGTTTCAGACAGGAGAAGTTGTGAATCTAGGCATTGGAATGCCCACACTAGTGGCAAATTTTATTGATGAAGAGCAAAACATAACTATTCAATCCGAAAATGGAATAGCAGGTGTAGGGCCTACTCCTGAAGAAGGTCAAGAAGATCCAGATTTAACAAATGCAGGTGGTCAACCTGTATCTATTTTACCTGGAGGTACGTCTTTTGATAGTGCAGAATCATTTAGTATAATTAGAGGTGGGCACTTAGATTCGACTGTACTAGGAGCTTTGGAAGTTGATGAAAAAGGTAATTTGGCAAATTGGATGGTCCCTGGAAAAATTGTGCCTGGTATGGGAGGGGCTATGGATCTTGTAGTTGGTGCTAAAAAAGTTATTATTGCAACAGATCATGTTAATAAAAACGGAGAACCCAAGATTTTAAAGCAATGTAACTTACCTCTGACTGCTGAAAAGGAAGTAGATTTAATTGTTACAGATTTAGCAGTTATAGAAATCACTTCAGAAGGTGCTGTTCTACTGGAAGTCGCCGAACATTCCACAGTAGATGAAGTGGTTGAAAATACTGAAGCTAATTTGATAATTCCTGATAATATCGGTGTTTTGAAATAA
- a CDS encoding O-antigen ligase family protein, producing MYFPVILLIYWFLNLKRFLNSFVYAAIPAGIVLVSALPVWEAIEENSAAGWHYIGYGVMASFILTFAFSYFFKGVEKIEKKAVKYSMITLLAVIILVGSMYGATNYEKALGYMPETVQDRIDRVDFDETGFTTRVELMETAWDIIEDHPFGVGGGGWDPLYPQYMERDYTSSKVHSHIFQIGVETGIPGMIIFGGIWAGLIYQLLVIRRRGTARELYPAAGVFVAALALGGHSLIDFNLSLGAVSVYLWALFGLVTFYYREVIDSNRSDRSAQSDQMSDQMKLEESSELGQSEEEKGQDQEKGDKRFYKWHQGVRYAVFVVCIGLLVYSSTMFYGYRQGEEALSAMELEFWGTAIPTYEKAVKYDSLNYDYHFSLVQAYEGLYQETSNEDNIRKAVQHADRAIELNPEDAVLNRNYGQFMLRIGDIEGGLEHLKRAYQNQPYNEDKYLVYTEALISVSETYLFQEKYREGQERLQELIEFREEFLEYNSQSRDFDQEVFKAYVLLGHLESDDLEGDEQGKYEKAKELAEEADLSWEGELLPYLALMYHDLDEKEEEYQEIKEKMEDEAKEIYGWLKETLYKLY from the coding sequence TTGTACTTTCCTGTGATTTTACTAATATACTGGTTCCTTAACTTGAAAAGGTTTTTGAATTCCTTTGTGTATGCTGCTATCCCTGCAGGGATAGTTTTAGTATCTGCTTTACCTGTTTGGGAAGCTATTGAAGAAAATTCAGCAGCCGGTTGGCATTATATTGGCTACGGTGTTATGGCCTCTTTTATCCTGACCTTTGCATTTTCCTACTTTTTTAAGGGTGTGGAGAAGATTGAAAAGAAGGCAGTTAAGTACAGTATGATTACCTTGTTAGCAGTGATTATCCTGGTCGGTTCAATGTATGGAGCAACTAATTATGAAAAGGCCCTGGGATACATGCCCGAAACGGTACAGGACAGAATTGATAGGGTGGATTTTGATGAAACTGGATTTACCACAAGAGTAGAGCTCATGGAAACTGCCTGGGATATTATAGAAGACCATCCCTTTGGTGTAGGAGGTGGAGGCTGGGATCCTTTATATCCCCAGTATATGGAGAGGGATTACACCTCTTCCAAAGTCCATTCCCATATATTTCAGATAGGAGTCGAGACAGGCATCCCCGGGATGATTATCTTCGGGGGGATTTGGGCTGGACTGATATATCAGTTGCTTGTTATCCGGCGAAGGGGAACTGCTCGCGAGTTGTATCCCGCTGCCGGTGTCTTTGTAGCGGCACTGGCCCTTGGAGGTCACAGTTTGATTGATTTCAACTTGTCCCTGGGAGCTGTTTCAGTATATCTCTGGGCCCTCTTTGGACTGGTAACTTTTTATTACCGAGAGGTTATTGATTCGAACCGGTCGGATAGGTCAGCACAATCGGATCAAATGTCGGATCAAATGAAACTGGAGGAGTCAAGTGAATTGGGCCAGTCCGAGGAAGAGAAAGGACAGGATCAGGAAAAAGGGGATAAAAGATTTTATAAATGGCATCAAGGTGTGAGATATGCTGTTTTTGTGGTTTGTATTGGATTGTTAGTTTATTCTAGTACCATGTTTTACGGTTACAGACAAGGGGAAGAGGCCCTTTCTGCCATGGAACTTGAATTTTGGGGTACGGCTATCCCCACCTATGAAAAGGCAGTGAAATACGATTCCCTTAACTATGACTATCACTTTAGTTTGGTCCAGGCTTATGAAGGGCTATACCAGGAAACCTCCAATGAAGACAATATTAGAAAAGCAGTCCAACATGCAGACCGGGCCATCGAGCTAAACCCTGAAGATGCTGTTTTAAACAGAAATTACGGTCAGTTTATGCTTCGGATAGGTGATATAGAAGGTGGACTTGAGCATCTAAAAAGGGCTTATCAGAACCAACCTTATAATGAGGACAAGTATCTAGTGTATACCGAAGCTTTGATATCTGTAAGCGAAACCTATCTGTTCCAGGAAAAATACCGAGAGGGTCAGGAAAGGTTGCAGGAATTGATTGAGTTCCGGGAGGAGTTTTTAGAGTACAATTCCCAGTCTCGGGATTTTGATCAGGAGGTTTTCAAAGCGTATGTTCTTTTAGGACATCTTGAAAGTGATGACCTTGAAGGTGATGAGCAAGGAAAATATGAAAAAGCCAAAGAGCTTGCAGAAGAAGCGGACCTCTCCTGGGAAGGTGAGTTACTTCCTTATCTTGCCTTGATGTATCATGATTTGGACGAAAAAGAAGAAGAGTATCAGGAAATAAAGGAAAAAATGGAAGATGAAGCGAAGGAAATATATGGATGGTTAAAAGAAACGCTTTATAAACTTTATTAA
- a CDS encoding short-chain fatty acid transporter, translating to MLNRLARFFVHLMQKYLPAPFLFAIILTLIVFVLGIVATDSGPGDMVIYWGDGFWNLLEFAMQMALVLVTGHVMANSRPIKRILNYGASIPNNPTQAIVMVSFISAVACWINWGFGLVVGALFAKEMAKVVRGLDYRLVIASAYSGFLVWHAGFSASVPLAVATEGHDFEELVGVISTSETIFSIENLIISAAVIVMLPLLNKAMMPKKEEVVEIDASLLEDEVSATDEENELETVADRIENSKAISLIIGIMGLAYIGYYFLIEEGTLGLNIVNFIFLFVGILLHGTPKQYLKALPEAAKAASGIIIQFPFYAGIMGMMTASGLAAVISQGLVNMSTETTFPIFSFLSAGIVNFFVPSGGGQWAVQAPIMLPASLEMGVDVAKTCMAVAWGDAWTNMIQPFWALPALGIAGLGARDIMGYCLMALLFSGVIIIFGLLIF from the coding sequence TTGCTTAATCGTTTAGCTCGCTTTTTTGTTCATCTAATGCAAAAGTACTTACCTGCACCGTTCTTATTTGCTATTATTTTGACCTTGATTGTTTTTGTTTTAGGTATTGTAGCTACTGATTCTGGTCCCGGAGATATGGTGATTTATTGGGGCGATGGTTTTTGGAACTTACTGGAGTTTGCCATGCAGATGGCTTTGGTCCTTGTAACTGGACATGTTATGGCTAATAGTAGGCCTATTAAGAGAATCTTGAATTATGGGGCTTCTATACCTAACAATCCAACTCAGGCTATAGTAATGGTGTCTTTTATATCTGCTGTTGCTTGTTGGATTAACTGGGGATTTGGTTTGGTTGTTGGAGCATTGTTTGCAAAAGAAATGGCTAAAGTTGTTCGAGGCTTAGACTATCGGCTTGTAATAGCTAGTGCTTATTCTGGCTTTTTGGTTTGGCACGCTGGATTTTCCGCTTCTGTACCCTTAGCTGTTGCAACTGAAGGCCATGATTTTGAAGAACTGGTAGGTGTTATTAGTACAAGTGAAACAATTTTTTCTATTGAAAACCTGATTATATCTGCGGCAGTTATAGTGATGCTTCCTTTATTAAATAAGGCAATGATGCCTAAAAAGGAAGAAGTAGTAGAAATCGATGCATCTTTATTAGAAGATGAAGTCAGCGCTACTGATGAAGAAAATGAATTGGAAACAGTGGCTGACCGCATAGAAAATAGCAAAGCCATCTCTTTAATCATTGGTATAATGGGACTTGCTTATATCGGATATTATTTTTTGATAGAAGAAGGGACCCTTGGATTGAACATTGTTAACTTTATATTCTTATTTGTTGGGATCTTACTTCATGGGACACCTAAACAGTATCTTAAGGCACTACCTGAAGCTGCAAAAGCAGCTAGTGGGATCATTATTCAATTTCCGTTTTATGCTGGTATCATGGGTATGATGACTGCTTCTGGCCTAGCAGCTGTGATTTCACAAGGACTTGTAAATATGTCTACTGAAACCACTTTCCCTATATTTTCATTCTTAAGTGCTGGTATTGTAAACTTCTTTGTTCCTTCTGGAGGTGGTCAATGGGCAGTTCAAGCACCAATAATGCTACCTGCTTCACTTGAAATGGGAGTAGATGTTGCAAAAACATGTATGGCAGTAGCTTGGGGTGACGCTTGGACTAATATGATACAACCTTTCTGGGCACTTCCCGCCCTTGGAATTGCAGGATTGGGTGCAAGAGACATAATGGGTTATTGTCTAATGGCCCTCTTATTTTCAGGCGTAATTATAATCTTTGGATTACTCATATTTTAA
- a CDS encoding CoA transferase subunit A gives MKQILSAKESVEKIFDGMTVMIGGFLATGTPETLVDALEDKGVKDLTLIANDTSYPEKGIGRLVVNDQFSKVFVSHIGTNKYTGEKMHNDELDVNLVPQGTLAEQIRAGGAGLGGILTPTGIGTVAEEGKQKIKINRKDYILAESLTADVALIKAEQADEFGNLRYRLSARNFNPLMAKAAKIVIAEVGSIEPASSFDPDDIHTPSVYVDYLVKREEG, from the coding sequence ATGAAACAAATTTTAAGTGCTAAAGAGAGTGTTGAAAAGATATTTGATGGTATGACAGTTATGATAGGAGGTTTTCTTGCGACAGGTACTCCAGAAACATTAGTCGATGCACTAGAGGATAAAGGTGTTAAGGATTTAACATTAATTGCAAACGATACCAGTTATCCAGAGAAAGGGATTGGGCGTTTAGTTGTAAATGATCAATTTTCAAAAGTTTTCGTTTCCCACATTGGTACAAACAAATATACAGGAGAAAAAATGCATAACGATGAACTGGATGTAAACCTAGTACCTCAAGGAACTTTGGCAGAACAAATCAGAGCAGGTGGAGCAGGTTTAGGAGGAATATTAACTCCTACAGGTATCGGTACTGTAGCAGAAGAAGGAAAACAAAAAATAAAAATAAATAGAAAAGACTACATTTTAGCCGAATCTTTAACAGCAGATGTAGCGTTAATTAAAGCTGAACAAGCTGATGAATTTGGTAATTTAAGATATCGTCTTTCTGCTCGTAATTTCAACCCACTTATGGCAAAAGCAGCAAAAATAGTTATAGCAGAAGTAGGAAGTATAGAACCGGCATCATCCTTTGACCCAGATGATATTCATACTCCTAGCGTATATGTAGATTATTTAGTAAAAAGAGAGGAGGGGTAA
- a CDS encoding MFS transporter, translating into MQQRTKIFILMVISMVLGYLPWYNFSAVMNYIAKDFNLSSDQTGMILSAFQMGYVIVVILSGWIADKVGDKKVVAWATLSTAVFSTAFTFFSSGFWSILVLRLLTGLSAGAIYVPGMALLSKWFPPKERGKVIGGYTGAMTLAYAGGYFIAGPLASNFGWQVGILFTSLPAFIAAYIVFFMVHEPEESTYEESTKQDAEESESSYSNTDVKPAPEGGYVGPSVITAGYMGHMWELYAFWGWIGPFMTASAFKVGYSSAEAVSLGNFLAALIIVSGAPAVYVMGKIADKWGRSKTIFMCSIFSLVAQLFLGFLHGHSLVFVTLVGFWIGFWVVADSGIYKAGLTEMVNFRLRSTMLGIQSAAGYLMTVVSPYVFGVVLDLQNNGADPMHAENWSLPFIILGLGAILAPISAIIIRKTRQGSLMVNGKY; encoded by the coding sequence ATGCAACAACGGACAAAAATCTTTATATTAATGGTAATCTCCATGGTCTTAGGTTACTTGCCCTGGTATAACTTTTCAGCAGTAATGAACTATATCGCTAAAGACTTCAATTTGTCATCAGACCAAACAGGAATGATCTTATCGGCTTTTCAAATGGGATATGTCATTGTAGTTATTCTATCAGGATGGATTGCTGACAAAGTTGGTGACAAGAAAGTGGTTGCTTGGGCTACATTGAGTACAGCAGTTTTTTCTACGGCTTTTACATTTTTCAGCAGTGGTTTCTGGAGTATTCTCGTTTTAAGACTGTTAACTGGACTCTCAGCCGGGGCAATATATGTTCCGGGAATGGCCCTTTTATCTAAATGGTTTCCCCCTAAAGAACGAGGGAAAGTTATTGGCGGCTATACAGGGGCTATGACTTTAGCTTATGCCGGAGGGTACTTTATTGCAGGTCCTTTAGCATCAAATTTTGGCTGGCAAGTCGGTATCTTATTTACTTCCCTTCCTGCTTTTATAGCAGCTTATATAGTTTTCTTTATGGTCCATGAGCCGGAAGAATCTACATACGAAGAATCAACAAAGCAGGATGCAGAGGAATCCGAGTCAAGTTATAGTAATACCGATGTCAAACCGGCACCCGAAGGTGGTTATGTAGGACCTTCTGTTATAACTGCAGGGTATATGGGGCATATGTGGGAACTGTATGCCTTCTGGGGTTGGATTGGTCCATTCATGACAGCTTCTGCATTTAAAGTGGGTTATAGCAGTGCAGAGGCCGTTTCCCTGGGTAACTTTTTAGCAGCTTTGATTATAGTGAGTGGAGCCCCAGCTGTGTATGTCATGGGGAAAATAGCTGACAAATGGGGAAGAAGTAAGACCATATTCATGTGTTCGATATTCAGCCTAGTTGCCCAATTGTTTTTAGGATTTTTACACGGACATTCCCTTGTCTTTGTAACACTTGTTGGTTTTTGGATAGGTTTTTGGGTAGTAGCTGATTCAGGAATATACAAGGCAGGTCTAACAGAGATGGTCAACTTCAGATTGAGATCAACCATGTTGGGAATTCAATCCGCTGCCGGCTATTTGATGACTGTGGTTTCACCCTATGTATTTGGTGTAGTTCTGGATTTACAAAACAATGGGGCCGATCCCATGCATGCGGAAAACTGGAGTTTACCATTTATAATTTTAGGATTAGGTGCAATTTTAGCGCCCATATCAGCAATTATTATTAGAAAAACCCGACAAGGCAGTTTGATGGTCAATGGTAAGTATTAA